TCCCGCTTCTGATATCGCATCTTTCCATGCCCCGCCTACACTCATATCATCTACATCACCGGACCAGCGGCCACGCGACGCTCCTCCCTGATAACCAAATCCACGCAGGTAGTTCCTCTTTTTAGTATCTCCTTCTACATTTGCAAACCGGGGAACATAAAGGCCGTTTGCACGTCTGCCGAACACATACTTATCTTCATACCCCTCTACTCTACCTCCTGCTCCGCTATTTAACATATGATCCATCAGATTATGTCCCAGTTCACCACTACTGCTCCCTAGTCCTCCTTCCCAGATATCGGTAGCCGAATTCATCAATACCCAGGTAGAATTGAGTGCTGAAGCACACACAAAAACAATCTTTGCAAAATACTCATAGGTCTTATTGGTCTCTGCATCCAGTATTTCTACACCTTTAGCTTTTTTTGTATCCTTATCATAAATAATATTCTTGACAATAGAAAAGGGTCTGAGTGTCAGATTTCCAGTCTTCAAAGCTGCCGGAAGTGTTGAGGATTGTGTACTGAAATATCCTCCGAAGTTACATCCCAGACCACATTTATTCTGATACTGGCAATTGACCCGGCCATGATGAGGAACCGTTATATTAGCCACTCTTCCTATTATAAAATGTCTTTTGCCTGTATATTTACGCTTAATCCTTTCGGCCATCTCTTTTTCGACAAAATTCATAGCCATAGGAGGCATAAAATCTCCATCAGGTAATACCGAGATACCATCTCTGTTACCGGAAATACCTGCAAACTTTTCAACATAGCTGTACCATGGTGCTATATCTTTATAACGAACAGGCCAGTCTATGCCATGTCCGTCTTTAGCATTCGCTTCAAAATCCAGATCCGACAGACGATAGCTTTGCCTTCCCCACATTAGAGAACGCCCACCGACATGATACCCTCTGAACCAGTTAAAGGGTTTAACTTCCTTATATGGACTCTCTGCTTCATTGGTCCAGAAATCAACATTACTTTCACTTATCCACTGATTCATAATTCCAAAAGGCAAATATTTTTTAGCAATATCCAGCGGCACCTTACCTCTGTGCGGAAAATCCCAGGGATCTTTATTGGGTGACGGATAATCTTTCACATGCTCGATATTGCGTCCACGCTCTAACATAATGGTCTTCAGTCCCTTTTCTGTGAGTTCTTTTGCCGCCCAGCCACCCGTGATCCCGGACCCGATGACAATTGCATCATAAACATTATTTGCCATTTCTCTCTTAATTAGTTTATTTGGTTATTAGTAGTGTACACTTCAGAAAATACCGTTCTAGTCAGTTTTTTAGGCTATAATTTTGCGTATCCTGGTTGTTAAACCGCTATTTAAATTTGATTTTTTAAACCATCAATATATGCAGCTATACGTTTATCTTTATATTGTTAACCAAAATTTGACTATTCCGGAAAATATATTTCAAGTGCCTTATTATTTATGCTGTTTGTGTTTTATAAGACAAGTGTATGATTTTTTTTTGATTTAATTGCAACCGGTTGTTTTTTTTTGTAAAATTGTATAACACAAGCTCGTACAAGAATAACCATATTATAAAATTATTAAAAAACAGATTTAACTTTTGTTTCCTATCCGGATACGCAACTATTCGTCAGGAACAACATAACGTATCTGTCTAAATGAAATACTATGATAACAATTAAAGGTCCTGCAATTTTTCTTGCGCAATTTATCGGTGATGAAGCACCATTTAATACATTAGAAGGCATCTGCCAATGGGCGTCAGATCTGGGATACAAAGGTATACAGCTCCCTACTTTAGATGCACGTTTCATTGATCTCGAAAAGGCAGCAAATGATAAAAATTATGCACTGGAACTGAAGGCTAAAATAAAATCATACGGATTAGAAATTACAGAGCTATCGACGCATCTTCAGGGTCAGCTGGTTGCTGTCAATCCCGCTTTTGATGATCTTTTTGATGCTTTTGCACCAAAAGAATTGCACGGCAATCCCAAGGCGAGACAACAATGGGCTATACAACAGCTTAAATATGCTATCAAAGCTTCTCATAATCTCGGACTCAAGGCATTAGCAACTTTCAGCGGAGCCTTGTTATGGCCATTTGTATATCCCTGGCCGCAGCGTCCTGAAAATCTGATCGAGACCGGATTTGCAGAACTCGCCACCTTATGGTTACCCATACTCGATGAAGCCGAACGTTATGATGTCCATATCTGCTACGAACTACATCCGGGTGAGGATCTGCATGATGGTATTACATTCGATATGTTCCTTGAAAAAGTAAACTATCACAACCGAGCCAATATTCTATATGATCCTTCTCATTTTATTTTGCAGTGTCTGGACTATCTGCAATTTATCGACCTCTACCACGATCGTATTAAAATGTTTCATGTAAAAGATGCTGAGTTTACACCATCCGGTCGTCAGGGTGTATATGGAGGATATCAAAACTGGCAATCAAGAGCCGGACGATTCAGATCTGTAGGTGATGGACAGGTTGATTTTAAATCCGTTTTTACAAAACTGACACAATACAATTTTCAGGGATGGGCTGTACTGGAATGGGAATGCGCCTTTAAAAACCCGGAAGACGGAGCAAGAGAAGGAGCTCTTTTTATAAAAGACTATATTATAAGGGTCACTGACAAAGCATTTGATAATTTTGCAGCAGTAGAAACCAATAACGACCTTAATAAAAAACTATTAGGTCTGTAAATGATATAACCCTCCAAAAAATTGAGTGCTATGAGCTTTACAAAAATAAGAATGGGCATGATAGGCGGTGGCAAAAATGCTTTTATCGGAGCTGTCCACCGTATGGCCGCCAGTCTGGATGGTCATATCGAATTCTGTTGCGGTGCATTAAGTGCAGATCCCTCTACCGCAAGAGAATCCGGAGAACTCTTATCCCTTCCCGAAGAAAGAATCTATACAAGCTATCAGGAAATGATAGAGCGGGAAAGTCAACTGCCTGCAGATAAGCGGATGCATTTCGTAAGTATTGTCACGCCCAACTTTGCCCATTTTGAACCGGCTATGATGGCGCTCGATCATGGCTTTCATGTTGTTCTTGAAAAACCTATGACACTCACGCTGGAACAGGCTTTACAGCTTCAGCGAAAGATAACCGCAACAGGACTTCTGCTCTGCCTTACCCATACCTATTCGGCTTATCCGATGGTCAAACAGGCACGGCAACTTGTGAAAGAAAATAAACTGGGAAAGATCCGAAAAATAATGGTGGAATATCCTCAGGGTTGGCTCAGTACAATGATCGAAACGGATGTAGCACTTGCGGCATGGCGTACCGATCCCGAAAAAAGTGGAAAAAGTGGCTGTATGGGAGATATAGGTACACATGCAGCACATTTGGCAGAATACATCTCAGGACTGAAAATAGAGAAAATATGTGCTGATCTGCACACATTCGTGGAAGGCAGAAGACTGGAAGATGATGGTAACATATTGTTACGCTTTGATAATGGAGCTACGGGTGTGCTGTCTGCATCTCAGGTCGCTGCAGGAGAAGAAAATGCGCTAAAAATCAGGGTATACGGTGAAATGGCTGGTCTGGAATGGAATCAGCAGGAACCCAATACACTTCTGCTCAAATGGCTCGATGCTCCGGCGCAGATATTCCGTACAGGACAATCCTACCTGCATCCTGTCACAAAACACAATACCCGACTGCCAGCAGGCCATCCTGAAGGATATGTTGAAGCATTCGCTAATATTTACAACAACTTTGCATTAACGCTTTTGGCTTCATTAAACGGAACAAAAGCTTCAGAGACGGAACTGGATTTTCCAACTACAGACGACGGTGTTCGTGGAATGAGATTTATAGAAACAGTAATAGCCTCCGCACAGTCTGATCTGAAATGGACTGACTTTTAATAAAATCAACATAAAAAACCATAAAATATGAATACCCGAAGACAATTTCTTAAAAAAACATCCTTACTGGCAGGAACTGGATTGCTCGCCTCTACCGTCCCAAATTCTGTATTTGCGATGTTCAATAGCGACATTATGCCAAATGACCAGGTGAATATTGCTGTGATCGGCGCCAAAGGTATGGGCTGGTCCAATGTAAGCGCAGCTATGAAAATACCGGGCGTCAATCTCATTGGTATATGTGATGTAGATAAAAATGTAATTGACAGCCGGTTAGCAGACCTTAGCAAACAGAATATAGATACAAATAAAATAAAAATATATGGCGATTATCGTGCATTGCTGGACAACAAAGATGTCGATGCTGTCATTATAGGCACTCCTGACCACTGGCATGCCTTACAAATGATCCATGCCTGTGAAGCAGGAAAAGATGTCTATGTAGAAAAACCAGTAGGAAACTCTATTGTCGAATGTAACCGTATGGTTGCTGCTCAGGCACGATACAATAAAGTTGTACAGGCCGGGCAATGGCAACGCAGCCAAAAGCATTTCAAAGATGCTGTAGATTTCATCGGTACCGGACAGCTCGGGAATATACGTACCGTAAAAGTATGGTGCTATCAGGGATGGATGAAACCAGGGCCAGTAGTGCCTAACAGTGCCGTACCAACAGGAGTAGATTACAAACAATGGTTAGGCCCTGCTCCTCTTGTCCCCTTTAATTCCAGTCGGTTCCATTTTAATTTTCGTTGGTTTTGGGATTATGCAGGCGGTCTGATGACAGACTGGGGGGTACATCTTCTGGATTATGCTTTACTGGGTATGAAAGCAGAATTACCTAAATCCATAGTGGGATTAGGAGGTCGTTTTGCTTATCCGGATCTATACGAAGAAACTCCGGATACATTGACTACACTGTACGAGTTTGATAAGTTTAATATGGTTTGGGATTCTGCAATGGGTATTGACAATGGCTCATACAACAGGGATCATGGCATAGCCTACATCGGCAATAACGGTACATTGATCCTTAACCGTGGTGGCTGGGAAGTGATAGAAGAGAAAAAAAGTCAGAATAAAGTGGTGAAACCATTTACCGCGGCATCCGACAATGGTCTCCAAAACCATATGCAAAATTTTATAGATATTATTAAAAGCCGGAAAATGGAGGATTTGAAATGTTCTATACAGGCAGGATCACACGTAGCCACGGTAGCCCAGATGGGAAATATATCCTACCGCAGCGGACAGAAACTCGTTTGGGACAAGAATAGTAATAGTTTTACAGACAATAAGATCAATAAACTATATCTTGAAAAAGAATATCACAACGGATATAAACTTCCGCGTGTATAAGAAAAAATCATATAGCGCCTGATAAGGTATACTGGTTTTATATTTTAATTTTAAAAAAAACAACATCAGCATACTGTGCAGCGTCTTTATAGCAGCAGCAAGTAAAACTACGATCCTGAAAAGAACCAACAGCATTATTAAGTAACCCTAAAAGATGGATACCCGAAGACAATTTCTCAAAAAGACTTCCCTGATGGCTGGAAGTGGATTATTAGCCTCTTACCTGCCAAATTCGGCATATGCGATTTTCAACAGTGGCATTATGCCAAATGAGCAGCTGAATATTGCCGTTATCGGTGCGAAAGGTATGGGCTGGTCTAATGTAAACGCAGCTATGAAAATACCGAGTATCAACCTCATTGGTATATGCGATGTAGACAAAAATGTAATTGACAGCCGGTTAGCAGACCTGAGTAAACAGAGCGTAGATACAAATAAGATTAAAAGATATGGCGATTATCGTGCGCTACTGGACAATAAAGATATTGATGCTGTCATCATAGGAACTCCTGATCACTGGCATGCTCTGCAAATGATACATGCCTGTGAAGCAGGAAAAGATGTCTATGTAGAAAAACCGGTAGGAAATTCTATTGTCGAATGCAATAGAATGGTTGACGCTCAGATACGATATAATAAAGTTGTACAGGCCGGACAATGGCAACGTAGTCAAAAGCATTTCAAAGATGCTGTAGACTTTATACATAGCGGACAATTAGGAAATATCCGGACCGTAAAGACCTGGTGCTATCAGGGAGGCAAAAAACCAGGCGCTGTAGTGCCAAACAGTCCTGCACCTGCCGGTGTGGATTATGAACAATGGTTGGGCCCCGCTCCTGTCGTTCCCTTTAACGCCAGTAGATTCCATTACAATTTTCGGTGGTTCTGGGATTATGCAGGCGGTCTGATGACAGACTGGGGGGTACATCTTCTGGATTATGCCTTACTGGGTATGAAAACAGACTTTCCTAAATCAATAGTAGGACTAGGAGGCCGTTTTGCCTATCCTGATTTATACGAAGAAACGCCTGACACGTTGACTACACTGTACGAATTTGACAAGTTCAATGTGGTTTGGGATTCCGCAATGGGAGTAGAAAACGGTCCCTACAACAGAGATCATGGGATAGCTTATATCGGCAATAACGGTACATTGATCCTCAACCGTGCCGGCTGGGAAGTGATAGAAGAGAAAAAAAGTCAGAATAAAGTGGTGAAGCCTTTCATCGCTGTATCCGACAAAGGTCTCCAAAACCATATGCAAAATTTTATAGATGTTATTAAAAGCCGGAAAATGGAAGATTTGAAATGTTCTATACAGGCCGGATCACACGTAGCCACGATAGCCCAGATGGGAAATATATCTTACCGCAGCGGGCAGAAACTCGTTTGGGATAAGAATAGCAATAGTTTTACAGACAACAAGATCAATAAACTATATCTGGAAAAAGAATATCACAACGGATACAAACTTCCGCGCGTGTAAGATCAATTCAGGATAGCAGCCATCTTCAGCATGATGAAGGTGGCTGATTATTCATAAAAAACCGCTGCCATCACTTAAAAAAGCAACAGACAGCGGCCAAAACAAACAATTTACTATATATGCTTAGGGAAGTTGTCTACCCAGTCATTGTACTTCCAGCTTTCAGCCTCTTCATCCGTCAGCAGACATTTTTCCAGCTGTTTTATGCAAACCTCTTTATCCAGATCCTGGCCGATAAATACCAGTTCTGTTTTTCTGTCTTCCCATTCAGGATGCCATCTTTTTCTCATTTCTGCTTCATACTCTTTAAAATCAGGATAGCGCTGACGCTCTCCTTCGGGAATGGAACACCACCAGACGCCTGCTCCTTCCAGCCGGAGACTTCCTCCTGCCTGACTGAAGCTGATAGCTTCATTAGGACGGGAGGCCATCCAGAACAGACCTTTGGCACGAATCAGATTATACGGATATGTAACATTCAGATATTGATACCAGCGTTGCGGATGAAAAGGTCGCTGACTCGTAAATACAAAGGAAGAAATACCATATTCCTCCGTTTCCGGCACCTGCTCCTGTGCCAACTCATTCTGCCAGGCATCAGAAGACTCCGCAATAGACTGATTGTAAAGACCTGTACCAATAATATCCGATACCACGATCTGTCCGAAAGAACTTTGGATAATTCGTGCGCCGGGGTTTAATTTTCTGATCGCAGCTTTTAATACACCAATTGTTTCTTCTGCAACAAGATCTACCTTATTCAGAATAATTACATTAGCAAATTCGACCTGATCCGTCAACAGATTGACAATAGTGCGACTATCATAATCATCATCCGTCAATCTGCGATCTGTCAATGTTTCTGCCGATCCGAAATCTTTAAAAAAGTTAAAACAATCGACTACAGTTACCATCGTGTCTATATAACTCAGATCAGGAAGATTAATCCCGTTTTGTTCATCTACAAAACTGAACGTCTGCGCAACAGGAAGCGGCTCTGATATACCTGTACTCTCGATAAGTAAATAATCAAACCTATTCTCTCTGGCCAGGCGCTCCACTTCCACCATCAGATCCTCACGCAGGGTACAGCAGATACAACCGTTACTCATCTCCACCAGCTTTTCCTCTGTCCGAGAAAGCGTGTTTTCTTTTTTGACC
The Sphingobacterium spiritivorum genome window above contains:
- a CDS encoding GMC oxidoreductase, producing MANNVYDAIVIGSGITGGWAAKELTEKGLKTIMLERGRNIEHVKDYPSPNKDPWDFPHRGKVPLDIAKKYLPFGIMNQWISESNVDFWTNEAESPYKEVKPFNWFRGYHVGGRSLMWGRQSYRLSDLDFEANAKDGHGIDWPVRYKDIAPWYSYVEKFAGISGNRDGISVLPDGDFMPPMAMNFVEKEMAERIKRKYTGKRHFIIGRVANITVPHHGRVNCQYQNKCGLGCNFGGYFSTQSSTLPAALKTGNLTLRPFSIVKNIIYDKDTKKAKGVEILDAETNKTYEYFAKIVFVCASALNSTWVLMNSATDIWEGGLGSSSGELGHNLMDHMLNSGAGGRVEGYEDKYVFGRRANGLYVPRFANVEGDTKKRNYLRGFGYQGGASRGRWSGDVDDMSVGGAWKDAISEAGSWYMGFGAFGEILPYHENKITLDKSQKDKWGLPVLAMDAEIKENEKKIRKDASEEMKEMLESIGVKDVSTFDGGFSMGQGIHEMGTARMGHDPRTSVLNKHNQVWDATNVFVTDGAFMTSASCVNPSLTYMAFTARAVDFAVSELKKGNL
- a CDS encoding Gfo/Idh/MocA family protein; the protein is MSFTKIRMGMIGGGKNAFIGAVHRMAASLDGHIEFCCGALSADPSTARESGELLSLPEERIYTSYQEMIERESQLPADKRMHFVSIVTPNFAHFEPAMMALDHGFHVVLEKPMTLTLEQALQLQRKITATGLLLCLTHTYSAYPMVKQARQLVKENKLGKIRKIMVEYPQGWLSTMIETDVALAAWRTDPEKSGKSGCMGDIGTHAAHLAEYISGLKIEKICADLHTFVEGRRLEDDGNILLRFDNGATGVLSASQVAAGEENALKIRVYGEMAGLEWNQQEPNTLLLKWLDAPAQIFRTGQSYLHPVTKHNTRLPAGHPEGYVEAFANIYNNFALTLLASLNGTKASETELDFPTTDDGVRGMRFIETVIASAQSDLKWTDF
- a CDS encoding Gfo/Idh/MocA family oxidoreductase; the protein is MDTRRQFLKKTSLMAGSGLLASYLPNSAYAIFNSGIMPNEQLNIAVIGAKGMGWSNVNAAMKIPSINLIGICDVDKNVIDSRLADLSKQSVDTNKIKRYGDYRALLDNKDIDAVIIGTPDHWHALQMIHACEAGKDVYVEKPVGNSIVECNRMVDAQIRYNKVVQAGQWQRSQKHFKDAVDFIHSGQLGNIRTVKTWCYQGGKKPGAVVPNSPAPAGVDYEQWLGPAPVVPFNASRFHYNFRWFWDYAGGLMTDWGVHLLDYALLGMKTDFPKSIVGLGGRFAYPDLYEETPDTLTTLYEFDKFNVVWDSAMGVENGPYNRDHGIAYIGNNGTLILNRAGWEVIEEKKSQNKVVKPFIAVSDKGLQNHMQNFIDVIKSRKMEDLKCSIQAGSHVATIAQMGNISYRSGQKLVWDKNSNSFTDNKINKLYLEKEYHNGYKLPRV
- a CDS encoding Gfo/Idh/MocA family oxidoreductase, with the translated sequence MNTRRQFLKKTSLLAGTGLLASTVPNSVFAMFNSDIMPNDQVNIAVIGAKGMGWSNVSAAMKIPGVNLIGICDVDKNVIDSRLADLSKQNIDTNKIKIYGDYRALLDNKDVDAVIIGTPDHWHALQMIHACEAGKDVYVEKPVGNSIVECNRMVAAQARYNKVVQAGQWQRSQKHFKDAVDFIGTGQLGNIRTVKVWCYQGWMKPGPVVPNSAVPTGVDYKQWLGPAPLVPFNSSRFHFNFRWFWDYAGGLMTDWGVHLLDYALLGMKAELPKSIVGLGGRFAYPDLYEETPDTLTTLYEFDKFNMVWDSAMGIDNGSYNRDHGIAYIGNNGTLILNRGGWEVIEEKKSQNKVVKPFTAASDNGLQNHMQNFIDIIKSRKMEDLKCSIQAGSHVATVAQMGNISYRSGQKLVWDKNSNSFTDNKINKLYLEKEYHNGYKLPRV
- a CDS encoding GTP-binding protein, which codes for MKNKKLPVTVLSGFLGAGKTTLLNHVLHNKENLKVAVIVNDMSEINIDASLVKKENTLSRTEEKLVEMSNGCICCTLREDLMVEVERLARENRFDYLLIESTGISEPLPVAQTFSFVDEQNGINLPDLSYIDTMVTVVDCFNFFKDFGSAETLTDRRLTDDDYDSRTIVNLLTDQVEFANVIILNKVDLVAEETIGVLKAAIRKLNPGARIIQSSFGQIVVSDIIGTGLYNQSIAESSDAWQNELAQEQVPETEEYGISSFVFTSQRPFHPQRWYQYLNVTYPYNLIRAKGLFWMASRPNEAISFSQAGGSLRLEGAGVWWCSIPEGERQRYPDFKEYEAEMRKRWHPEWEDRKTELVFIGQDLDKEVCIKQLEKCLLTDEEAESWKYNDWVDNFPKHI
- a CDS encoding sugar phosphate isomerase/epimerase family protein; this encodes MITIKGPAIFLAQFIGDEAPFNTLEGICQWASDLGYKGIQLPTLDARFIDLEKAANDKNYALELKAKIKSYGLEITELSTHLQGQLVAVNPAFDDLFDAFAPKELHGNPKARQQWAIQQLKYAIKASHNLGLKALATFSGALLWPFVYPWPQRPENLIETGFAELATLWLPILDEAERYDVHICYELHPGEDLHDGITFDMFLEKVNYHNRANILYDPSHFILQCLDYLQFIDLYHDRIKMFHVKDAEFTPSGRQGVYGGYQNWQSRAGRFRSVGDGQVDFKSVFTKLTQYNFQGWAVLEWECAFKNPEDGAREGALFIKDYIIRVTDKAFDNFAAVETNNDLNKKLLGL